A single window of Carassius auratus strain Wakin chromosome 9, ASM336829v1, whole genome shotgun sequence DNA harbors:
- the ptprna gene encoding receptor-type tyrosine-protein phosphatase-like N isoform X1 gives MMHPRVWRALLLMSVFCQLGMAGKYGCLFEKRLCSREQFCSDDKLFGQCRSSRHDQVQYQVSVPVLQRLQEVLKELMLQGFSWQDEITQHIIAKELSRIPHTRTQKVQTAQPPQPAAKKVYSSSNSEPGPAQSYMDYMILDPHQSSSLRMQALPVDPYSYLQEDMTHSLHPHTSMGYQRPPSRAGAQQRDRDRQLLQEAVSLYLSSSQPSFRHRGAAALPAAPYYEDLDFPLEYGEDYTLQEQPSSAQRNNKKVPQDYSSLSGLDDDTLAQLATLLKSFGVDPRDLSPQQIKRLTLVLQLLQNMENADQSPGTVTVKETIVEGSDKVKEKGAKPPLPVSALTSTPIHHRAPTQPPSTPAPATVGPTLPAKDPDLKEKTSNILKTGTNTREEYGYIVTNQSPLSLYDGVKLLETLAERIHLSTSSFINISVVGSALTFRVRQNSLNLSAEDVASKAVVEKNFLEGETGLKIIQTGVGERSEGRGLPQATRVGEGSRGVVLTMVAMACVGTVLLVALAVACLRHHTRQLASGKLGLGPEAGAETHFDYQELCRQHMAAKSSFARPEPGGRRGTDTSRVSSVSSQFSDGPQHSPSSHSSTPSWSEEPAQSNMDISTGHMILAYMEDHLKNKDRLQKEWEALCSYQAEPSSVSVSQSESNMEKNRYPDFVPYDHSRVKLKAEVNPSKEDYINASTIIDHDPRLPAYIATQGPLAHTVADFWQMVWENGCTVIVMMTALVEDGEKQCERYWPDEGSSLYNIYEVNLVSEHIWCKDFLVRSFYLKNVQTQETRTLTQFHLLSWPAQGIPSSTRPLLDFRRKVNKCYRGRSCPIIVHCSEGTGRTGTYILIDMVLNRMAKGVKEIDIAATLEHIRDQRPSMVRTKDQFEFALTAVAEEVNAILKALPQ, from the exons ACAAGCTCTTTGGACAGTGCCGGAGCTCCAGACATGACCAGGTTCAGTACCAGGTCTCTGTTCCTGTTCTTCAGAGACTGCAGGAAGTGCTCAAAGAGTTGATGCTTcagg GATTCTCTTGGCAGGATGAAATCACCCAGCACATCATTGCAAAGGAGCTGAGCCGTAttcctcacacacgcacacaaaaggTCCAGACTGCACA GCCGCCACAGCCTGCAGCTAAGAAGGTCTATTCCAGCTCTAACTCTGAACCTGGTCCAGCTCAGAGCTACATGGATTACATGATCCTAGACCCCCACCAGTCCTCCTCGCTCCGGATGCAAGCCCTACCAGTGGACCCATACTCATACCTAcaa GAGGACATGACCCATTCTCTCCATCCTCACACCAGCATGGGATACCAGAGACCCCCCTCTCGAGCTGGAGCCCAGCAAAGAGACAGAGACCGTCAGCTCCTGCAAGAagcagtctctctctacctctcctCCTCACAACCCTCTTTCCGCCACAGGGGGGCAGCAGCCCTCCCTGCCGCCCCATATTATGAAGATCTAGATTTCCCTTTGGAATATGGAGAGGACTACACCCTACAGGAACAGCCCAGCTCAGCCCAGCGCAACAACAAGAAAGTCCCTCAAGACTATAGCTCTCTTTCTGGACTTGATG ATGATACACTGGCACAGCTGGCCACCCTGTTAAAGAGTTTTGGGGTGGACCCACGAGACCTGAGCCCTCAGCAGATAAAAAGACTTACTTTAGTGTTACAGCTGCTACAAAACATGGAGAACGCAG aTCAATCCCCAGGGACAGTCACGGTAAAAGAG ACAATTGTAGAAGGTAGTGATAAAGTGAAAGAAAAAGGTGCGAAACCCCCATTACCTGTTTCAGCTCTGACCTCCACCCCAATACACCATCGGGCCCCTACTCAGCCCCCATCCACACCAGCTCCTGCCACTGTGGGGCCCACCCTGCCAGCCAAAGACCcagatttaaaagagaaaaccTCCAACATCTTGAAAACTGGGACAAACACCAGAGAGGAATATGGCTACATTGTCACTAACCAGAG tcctTTAAGTCTTTATGATGGGGTGAAACTCTTAGAGACCCTGGCCGAGAGAATCCATCTCTCCACGAGCAGTTTCATCAACATTAG CGTGGTGGGCTCGGCCCTGACGTTCAGGGTACGACAGAACTCTCTTAATCTCAGCGCGGAGGATGTGGCCAGTAAAGCCG TAGTTGAGAAGAATTTCCTCGAGGGAGAGACAGGACTGAAAATCATCCAGACTGGGGTAGGAGAG AGGAGCGAGGGGCGTGGTTTGCCCCAGGCCACACGGGTCGGGGAGGGTTCACGTGGGGTCGTCCTCACAATGGTGGCCATGGCTTGTGTGGGCACGGTGTTGTTGGTCGCCCTCGCGGTCGCCTGTCTCCGACACCACACCCGGCAGTTAGCCtctggaaaactgggtctgggACCAGAGGCCGGTGCGGAAACCCACTTTGATTACCAG GAGCTGTGTCGCCAGCACATGGCAGCCAAGTCATCGTTCGCCCGTCCGGAGCCGGGAGGTCGACGGGGGACTGACACATCTCGAGTCAGCAGTGTGTCGTCTCAGTTCAGCGATGGACCGCAGCATAGTCCCAGCTCTCACAGCAGCACACCGTCCTGGAGCGAAGAGCCTGCACAGTCCAACATGGACATCTCCACCGGACACATGATactg GCATATATGGAGGACCATCTGAAGAATAAGGACCGCTTACAGAAAGAGTGGGAGGCTCTGTGTTCGTACCAGGCCGAGCCGAGCTCGGTCTCTGTCTCCCAGTCTGAAAGCAACATGGAGAAGAACCGCTATCCTGACTTTGTGCCCT ATGACCATTCGAGAGTGAAACTAAAGGCAGAGGTCAATCCTTCCAAAGAGGACTACATAAATGCCAGCACTATA ATTGACCATGATCCACGTTTACCTGCTTATATTGCAACTCAAGGACCTTTAGCACACACTGTTGCGGATTTCTGGCAG ATGGTATGGGAGAACGGGTGTACAGTAATAGTGATGATGACCGCTCTAGTGGAGGATGGAGAGAAACAATGTGAACGTTACTGGCCTGATGAAGGATCATCTTTATACAACATCTATGAG GTGAACCTTGTGTCTGAACACATCTGGTGTAAAGACTTCCTGGTTCGTAGTTTCTACCTGAAGAACGTTCAGACTCAGGAGACTCGCACTCTGACCCAGTTTCATCTGCTGAGCTGGCCTGCACAAGGCATCCCTTCCTCCACACGCCCCCTGCTGGACTTCCGCAG aaaagtGAACAAGTGCTACAGAGGACGCTCGTGCCCAATCATTGTGCACTGCAG TGAAGGAACTGGCAGAACCGGCACCTATATTCTTATTGACATGGTACTTAACCGCATGGCGAAAG gCGTGAAGGAGATTGACATTGCTGCAACACTGGAGCACATTCGTGACCAGAGACCAAGTATGGTACGCACTAAG GACCAGTTTGAGTTTGCCCTGACAGCTGTGGCAGAAGAGGTGAATGCCATTCTGAAAGCCCTTCCTCAGTGA
- the ptprna gene encoding receptor-type tyrosine-protein phosphatase-like N isoform X2 gives MMHPRVWRALLLMSVFCQLGMAGKYDKLFGQCRSSRHDQVQYQVSVPVLQRLQEVLKELMLQGFSWQDEITQHIIAKELSRIPHTRTQKVQTAQPPQPAAKKVYSSSNSEPGPAQSYMDYMILDPHQSSSLRMQALPVDPYSYLQEDMTHSLHPHTSMGYQRPPSRAGAQQRDRDRQLLQEAVSLYLSSSQPSFRHRGAAALPAAPYYEDLDFPLEYGEDYTLQEQPSSAQRNNKKVPQDYSSLSGLDDDTLAQLATLLKSFGVDPRDLSPQQIKRLTLVLQLLQNMENADQSPGTVTVKETIVEGSDKVKEKGAKPPLPVSALTSTPIHHRAPTQPPSTPAPATVGPTLPAKDPDLKEKTSNILKTGTNTREEYGYIVTNQSPLSLYDGVKLLETLAERIHLSTSSFINISVVGSALTFRVRQNSLNLSAEDVASKAVVEKNFLEGETGLKIIQTGVGERSEGRGLPQATRVGEGSRGVVLTMVAMACVGTVLLVALAVACLRHHTRQLASGKLGLGPEAGAETHFDYQELCRQHMAAKSSFARPEPGGRRGTDTSRVSSVSSQFSDGPQHSPSSHSSTPSWSEEPAQSNMDISTGHMILAYMEDHLKNKDRLQKEWEALCSYQAEPSSVSVSQSESNMEKNRYPDFVPYDHSRVKLKAEVNPSKEDYINASTIIDHDPRLPAYIATQGPLAHTVADFWQMVWENGCTVIVMMTALVEDGEKQCERYWPDEGSSLYNIYEVNLVSEHIWCKDFLVRSFYLKNVQTQETRTLTQFHLLSWPAQGIPSSTRPLLDFRRKVNKCYRGRSCPIIVHCSEGTGRTGTYILIDMVLNRMAKGVKEIDIAATLEHIRDQRPSMVRTKDQFEFALTAVAEEVNAILKALPQ, from the exons ACAAGCTCTTTGGACAGTGCCGGAGCTCCAGACATGACCAGGTTCAGTACCAGGTCTCTGTTCCTGTTCTTCAGAGACTGCAGGAAGTGCTCAAAGAGTTGATGCTTcagg GATTCTCTTGGCAGGATGAAATCACCCAGCACATCATTGCAAAGGAGCTGAGCCGTAttcctcacacacgcacacaaaaggTCCAGACTGCACA GCCGCCACAGCCTGCAGCTAAGAAGGTCTATTCCAGCTCTAACTCTGAACCTGGTCCAGCTCAGAGCTACATGGATTACATGATCCTAGACCCCCACCAGTCCTCCTCGCTCCGGATGCAAGCCCTACCAGTGGACCCATACTCATACCTAcaa GAGGACATGACCCATTCTCTCCATCCTCACACCAGCATGGGATACCAGAGACCCCCCTCTCGAGCTGGAGCCCAGCAAAGAGACAGAGACCGTCAGCTCCTGCAAGAagcagtctctctctacctctcctCCTCACAACCCTCTTTCCGCCACAGGGGGGCAGCAGCCCTCCCTGCCGCCCCATATTATGAAGATCTAGATTTCCCTTTGGAATATGGAGAGGACTACACCCTACAGGAACAGCCCAGCTCAGCCCAGCGCAACAACAAGAAAGTCCCTCAAGACTATAGCTCTCTTTCTGGACTTGATG ATGATACACTGGCACAGCTGGCCACCCTGTTAAAGAGTTTTGGGGTGGACCCACGAGACCTGAGCCCTCAGCAGATAAAAAGACTTACTTTAGTGTTACAGCTGCTACAAAACATGGAGAACGCAG aTCAATCCCCAGGGACAGTCACGGTAAAAGAG ACAATTGTAGAAGGTAGTGATAAAGTGAAAGAAAAAGGTGCGAAACCCCCATTACCTGTTTCAGCTCTGACCTCCACCCCAATACACCATCGGGCCCCTACTCAGCCCCCATCCACACCAGCTCCTGCCACTGTGGGGCCCACCCTGCCAGCCAAAGACCcagatttaaaagagaaaaccTCCAACATCTTGAAAACTGGGACAAACACCAGAGAGGAATATGGCTACATTGTCACTAACCAGAG tcctTTAAGTCTTTATGATGGGGTGAAACTCTTAGAGACCCTGGCCGAGAGAATCCATCTCTCCACGAGCAGTTTCATCAACATTAG CGTGGTGGGCTCGGCCCTGACGTTCAGGGTACGACAGAACTCTCTTAATCTCAGCGCGGAGGATGTGGCCAGTAAAGCCG TAGTTGAGAAGAATTTCCTCGAGGGAGAGACAGGACTGAAAATCATCCAGACTGGGGTAGGAGAG AGGAGCGAGGGGCGTGGTTTGCCCCAGGCCACACGGGTCGGGGAGGGTTCACGTGGGGTCGTCCTCACAATGGTGGCCATGGCTTGTGTGGGCACGGTGTTGTTGGTCGCCCTCGCGGTCGCCTGTCTCCGACACCACACCCGGCAGTTAGCCtctggaaaactgggtctgggACCAGAGGCCGGTGCGGAAACCCACTTTGATTACCAG GAGCTGTGTCGCCAGCACATGGCAGCCAAGTCATCGTTCGCCCGTCCGGAGCCGGGAGGTCGACGGGGGACTGACACATCTCGAGTCAGCAGTGTGTCGTCTCAGTTCAGCGATGGACCGCAGCATAGTCCCAGCTCTCACAGCAGCACACCGTCCTGGAGCGAAGAGCCTGCACAGTCCAACATGGACATCTCCACCGGACACATGATactg GCATATATGGAGGACCATCTGAAGAATAAGGACCGCTTACAGAAAGAGTGGGAGGCTCTGTGTTCGTACCAGGCCGAGCCGAGCTCGGTCTCTGTCTCCCAGTCTGAAAGCAACATGGAGAAGAACCGCTATCCTGACTTTGTGCCCT ATGACCATTCGAGAGTGAAACTAAAGGCAGAGGTCAATCCTTCCAAAGAGGACTACATAAATGCCAGCACTATA ATTGACCATGATCCACGTTTACCTGCTTATATTGCAACTCAAGGACCTTTAGCACACACTGTTGCGGATTTCTGGCAG ATGGTATGGGAGAACGGGTGTACAGTAATAGTGATGATGACCGCTCTAGTGGAGGATGGAGAGAAACAATGTGAACGTTACTGGCCTGATGAAGGATCATCTTTATACAACATCTATGAG GTGAACCTTGTGTCTGAACACATCTGGTGTAAAGACTTCCTGGTTCGTAGTTTCTACCTGAAGAACGTTCAGACTCAGGAGACTCGCACTCTGACCCAGTTTCATCTGCTGAGCTGGCCTGCACAAGGCATCCCTTCCTCCACACGCCCCCTGCTGGACTTCCGCAG aaaagtGAACAAGTGCTACAGAGGACGCTCGTGCCCAATCATTGTGCACTGCAG TGAAGGAACTGGCAGAACCGGCACCTATATTCTTATTGACATGGTACTTAACCGCATGGCGAAAG gCGTGAAGGAGATTGACATTGCTGCAACACTGGAGCACATTCGTGACCAGAGACCAAGTATGGTACGCACTAAG GACCAGTTTGAGTTTGCCCTGACAGCTGTGGCAGAAGAGGTGAATGCCATTCTGAAAGCCCTTCCTCAGTGA